A single window of [Clostridium] hylemonae DSM 15053 DNA harbors:
- a CDS encoding helix-turn-helix domain-containing protein yields the protein MLQQTVIYKMRREYSLQKRIFKQDPPYPADEQQGASPGTLEPGADKLTFGEEGMAKLEFNEKLQKLRKSKNLTQEQLAEILSVSRTAISKWESGRGYPSIDSLKEISKFFTISLDDLLSSEEILNAAQEDTDRKIHHFIDLTFGLLDCSVASFFFLPIFGQNVGNVIESVSLLSFTKAESYIIIPYMVIVIGIILCGVLTLALQNCTTPLWIATKSKLSLGLSVLATLSFMLSLQPYAGMFILIFMSIKALLLIKWA from the coding sequence ATGCTGCAACAGACGGTTATTTATAAAATGCGCCGTGAATACAGCCTTCAAAAAAGAATCTTTAAACAGGATCCGCCGTACCCTGCGGATGAACAGCAAGGAGCCTCCCCTGGAACATTAGAGCCCGGGGCAGATAAATTAACATTTGGTGAAGAAGGGATGGCAAAATTGGAATTTAATGAAAAGTTACAGAAACTCCGAAAGAGTAAAAATTTGACACAAGAACAACTTGCTGAAATTTTGTCTGTATCAAGAACAGCAATTTCTAAATGGGAATCAGGTAGAGGATATCCAAGCATTGATTCATTAAAAGAAATATCTAAGTTTTTTACAATATCACTTGATGATTTGCTCTCAAGTGAAGAAATCCTAAACGCTGCACAAGAGGATACTGACCGAAAAATTCATCACTTTATAGATTTGACTTTTGGATTACTGGATTGTTCTGTAGCGTCATTTTTTTTCCTTCCAATATTCGGACAGAATGTTGGAAATGTAATAGAGTCAGTTTCGTTGTTATCTTTTACAAAAGCTGAAAGTTATATAATCATTCCTTACATGGTTATTGTGATTGGAATTATATTATGTGGGGTATTGACGTTGGCACTTCAAAATTGTACAACACCCTTATGGATAGCAACAAAAAGCAAATTATCTTTAGGCTTGAGTGTATTGGCGACGTTATCTTTTATGCTTAGCCTTCAACCGTATGCTGGAATGTTCATATTAATTTTTATGAGTATAAAGGCTTTATTACTTATAAAATGGGCATGA
- a CDS encoding methyltransferase family protein, whose amino-acid sequence MEFQLIAIVVLVSFYGCYIVKMICQKKKGIQTDQIGKGKAGFVKLVEVTMKISAFLVFAAGIVCIFLDVNYSPVPFRIAGAVVSIAGTAVFIAAVLTMRDNWRAGVAQTDKTDLVTGGIYQFSRNPAFLGFDLLYIGILLMFFNWVLFVVSVFAILMYHLQIVNVEEEFLLTTFGDEYVQYKKKVCRYIGKIR is encoded by the coding sequence ATGGAGTTTCAGTTGATTGCCATAGTGGTCCTGGTCAGCTTCTATGGCTGTTATATTGTAAAAATGATCTGTCAGAAAAAGAAGGGCATACAAACAGACCAAATTGGAAAAGGCAAGGCCGGCTTTGTAAAGTTGGTTGAAGTCACCATGAAGATTTCAGCCTTTCTTGTCTTTGCGGCAGGGATCGTATGTATCTTTCTTGATGTAAATTATAGCCCAGTCCCGTTTCGGATCGCTGGCGCTGTAGTGAGTATTGCGGGTACAGCTGTATTCATTGCTGCAGTTTTGACTATGCGTGATAATTGGCGGGCTGGTGTGGCTCAAACTGACAAAACAGATCTTGTGACAGGCGGAATCTATCAATTCAGCAGAAATCCCGCTTTTTTAGGCTTCGACCTTTTGTATATAGGCATATTACTGATGTTTTTCAACTGGGTTTTGTTTGTTGTGTCCGTATTTGCCATTCTCATGTACCACTTACAAATCGTTAATGTGGAGGAAGAGTTTTTACTTACCACATTTGGAGACGAGTATGTGCAATATAAAAAGAAGGTGTGCCGCTATATAGGTAAGATACGATGA
- a CDS encoding VOC family protein: protein MKHTCMVISVADIKAARKFYEDLFGLELYQDYGINISFTCGLSLQQDFHWLVNLPEECILRKSNNIEICFEEQDFDDFLNKLKTYSNIEYLSEVIEHEWGQRVIRFYDLDGHIIEVGEDMKMVINRFLASGMTMEDVSVKMDASIEDLTKLLNS from the coding sequence ATGAAACACACATGTATGGTTATATCAGTAGCAGACATCAAGGCTGCCAGAAAGTTTTACGAGGATTTATTTGGACTGGAATTATATCAGGATTATGGAATCAATATATCTTTTACTTGTGGCTTATCTTTACAGCAGGATTTTCATTGGCTGGTCAATTTACCGGAAGAATGCATATTAAGGAAATCCAATAATATAGAAATATGCTTTGAAGAACAAGACTTTGACGATTTCTTAAATAAATTAAAAACGTACAGTAACATCGAGTATTTAAGCGAAGTCATTGAGCATGAATGGGGACAGCGTGTCATTAGATTTTACGATTTAGACGGCCATATCATAGAAGTTGGTGAAGATATGAAAATGGTGATAAACCGTTTTCTCGCTTCTGGTATGACTATGGAAGACGTATCTGTAAAAATGGATGCTTCTATAGAAGATTTAACTAAACTGCTGAATAGCTAA
- a CDS encoding pentapeptide repeat-containing protein — protein sequence MMIHERNDKIWDHMKADCSKCSGLCCTALFFSKTDGFPKDKAAGQPCTNLLNDYRCKIHSQLEKQKMKGCIGYDCFGAGQQVTQVIYQGQTWNDIPDRSTEIFAVFINVFKLYQIRYYLIEAASLISAQPLKESIQCLIEENIKMCHYSPESILSLDLEQYRQRSNHILKQVCKLLQQSLHSEDKKVPANFLGGNFKGRDMSGANLSSKLLIAANFEKCLFHGTIFLGADTRDTNFNNADLSEAVFLTQGQVNSAKGNRNTKLPCHLDYPSTWK from the coding sequence ATGATGATACATGAAAGAAATGATAAAATATGGGACCACATGAAGGCGGATTGTTCAAAATGTTCAGGACTGTGTTGTACTGCTCTGTTTTTTTCAAAAACAGATGGCTTTCCAAAAGATAAAGCAGCAGGGCAGCCATGTACAAATTTATTAAACGATTACCGATGTAAAATACATTCGCAGCTTGAAAAGCAGAAAATGAAAGGCTGTATTGGTTATGACTGCTTCGGCGCAGGACAGCAGGTGACACAGGTTATCTATCAAGGCCAGACCTGGAATGACATACCGGACAGGTCAACAGAAATTTTTGCTGTTTTTATAAATGTGTTTAAGCTTTATCAAATCAGATATTATCTGATAGAAGCAGCATCGCTTATTTCAGCACAACCATTAAAAGAATCCATTCAGTGTCTGATTGAGGAAAATATAAAAATGTGCCATTATAGCCCTGAAAGTATCTTATCTTTAGATCTAGAGCAATACAGGCAAAGGTCGAATCATATTTTAAAACAAGTGTGTAAGCTGCTTCAACAAAGTCTTCATAGCGAAGATAAAAAAGTCCCGGCTAATTTTCTTGGGGGTAATTTTAAAGGACGCGACATGAGTGGAGCAAACCTCAGCTCAAAACTTTTAATAGCCGCAAATTTTGAAAAATGCCTTTTTCATGGAACGATTTTTTTAGGAGCCGACACAAGAGATACAAACTTTAATAATGCGGATCTAAGCGAAGCTGTCTTTTTAACGCAAGGACAAGTTAATTCTGCAAAAGGAAACCGTAATACAAAATTACCCTGTCATTTAGATTATCCATCAACATGGAAATAA
- a CDS encoding class I SAM-dependent methyltransferase, translated as MDIENSIMATKQGFEDSFSLGDYYNKQTQDEHHLKNILDFLPFSADMKILDLGTGSGYLSFPIAKKYPNISIIGLDIVEKALEVNRFKANEENVQNISFITYDGVNFPFADNEFDMVISRYALHHFPDIQKSISEISRVIKSDGFLFISDPTPNVNDTSRFVDGYMQQKKDGHIKFYTKDEWLQICGKYGLRFKKSFDSTIRFPKKKDTAYGFDELLKKHDKEIIESYELEVVGNEIYITERVNNILFCKR; from the coding sequence ATGGATATAGAAAACAGTATTATGGCTACAAAGCAAGGATTTGAAGATAGTTTTTCTTTGGGGGACTATTACAATAAGCAGACACAAGATGAACATCATTTGAAAAATATTCTTGATTTTCTGCCATTTTCTGCGGATATGAAAATTTTAGATTTAGGTACGGGAAGTGGTTATTTGTCTTTTCCTATTGCAAAAAAATATCCAAATATATCTATCATTGGACTAGATATTGTTGAAAAGGCATTAGAAGTCAATCGTTTTAAGGCAAATGAAGAAAATGTCCAAAACATTAGTTTTATAACCTATGATGGTGTCAATTTTCCATTTGCTGATAATGAGTTCGACATGGTTATTTCAAGATATGCGCTGCATCATTTTCCAGATATACAAAAAAGTATTTCTGAGATTAGCCGTGTTATTAAATCAGATGGCTTCTTGTTTATTTCAGACCCTACACCTAACGTCAATGATACGAGCCGGTTTGTTGATGGATACATGCAGCAAAAAAAAGATGGTCATATTAAGTTTTATACAAAAGATGAATGGTTACAAATATGCGGAAAGTATGGGCTGCGATTCAAGAAATCTTTTGACAGCACAATTCGGTTTCCGAAGAAAAAAGATACAGCTTATGGATTTGATGAATTATTAAAGAAACACGATAAAGAGATTATTGAGAGTTATGAACTTGAAGTAGTGGGAAATGAAATATATATAACCGAACGAGTTAATAATATTTTATTTTGCAAACGATAA
- a CDS encoding GNAT family N-acetyltransferase encodes MRIETERLNIIALTPEQLELWTYNIRELEKELLCSYKAEPMEGLFREIVCGQVEKAQKDPANYLWHTFWFIVKKSDRCVVGSIDFKDVPNSDGEVEIGYGLGRNFEHNGYMTETVQAFCNWAFKQDDVKHIIAETDIDGASSQRILIRCGFKEYARNDTIWWRL; translated from the coding sequence ATGAGAATCGAAACAGAGCGACTTAATATTATTGCACTTACTCCAGAACAGCTTGAACTATGGACGTATAACATTAGAGAGCTTGAAAAGGAACTACTATGTTCATATAAGGCGGAACCAATGGAGGGCTTGTTTCGTGAAATTGTATGCGGACAAGTAGAAAAGGCTCAAAAAGACCCTGCCAATTATCTATGGCACACTTTTTGGTTTATTGTTAAAAAGTCAGATCGTTGCGTAGTTGGATCAATTGATTTTAAGGATGTTCCTAACAGTGATGGAGAAGTTGAAATAGGCTATGGCTTAGGGCGGAATTTTGAGCATAACGGTTATATGACAGAAACGGTTCAGGCGTTTTGTAATTGGGCTTTTAAGCAGGACGACGTAAAACATATTATTGCTGAAACAGATATTGATGGTGCTTCATCACAAAGAATTCTAATAAGATGCGGTTTCAAAGAATATGCCAGAAATGATACTATATGGTGGCGGTTATAA
- a CDS encoding VOC family protein: MMITGYYCTNIFSKQAKELIRFYREILEIPFIKTDVDESNGVYLGFIENAPTLCIWDCKVFDAQPTGHQSFVFQTDNLDLTMECLKKKGVDLSEAIRYDWGTYEVRLNDIDGNEIVISEFV, translated from the coding sequence ATGATGATAACAGGATACTATTGTACGAATATTTTTTCTAAGCAGGCAAAAGAACTTATTAGGTTCTACAGGGAAATATTAGAAATACCCTTTATTAAGACTGATGTGGACGAATCAAATGGGGTTTATCTTGGCTTTATAGAAAACGCACCCACTCTTTGTATATGGGATTGTAAAGTATTTGACGCACAGCCTACGGGACATCAATCATTTGTCTTTCAAACAGATAATCTAGATTTAACTATGGAATGTCTGAAGAAAAAAGGTGTCGACTTGTCTGAAGCTATTAGATATGATTGGGGAACTTATGAGGTTCGCCTAAATGATATTGATGGTAATGAGATAGTAATATCTGAGTTTGTATAA
- a CDS encoding class I SAM-dependent methyltransferase — MEITDKNIDGGKAFDWGKTSSDYAKFRDIYPQEFYDKIISRKLCINGQKVLDMGTGTGVLPRNMYHYGAKWIGTDISVNQIEQAKILSEGMDIDYYALSAEDVNFPDESFDVITACQCFWYFNHEETVSKFYRMLKPDGRILVLYMAWLPYEDKIAGASEKLVLKYSPMWSGAGETIHPICIPDCYDEKFELVYHEEYPLYVHFTRESWNGRMKACRGIGASLTEEEIAMWEQEHMKLLTENSFAEFDVLHYGAVAELKKK; from the coding sequence ATGGAAATAACAGATAAAAATATTGATGGCGGGAAAGCCTTTGACTGGGGGAAAACTTCGTCAGATTATGCAAAATTTAGAGATATTTATCCGCAGGAATTTTATGATAAAATTATAAGCCGTAAATTATGTATAAACGGTCAAAAGGTACTTGATATGGGAACCGGGACTGGGGTTCTGCCCAGAAATATGTACCACTATGGAGCAAAATGGATAGGTACAGATATATCCGTAAATCAAATTGAACAGGCAAAAATTCTTTCTGAGGGTATGGATATTGATTACTATGCATTATCAGCAGAAGATGTGAATTTTCCAGATGAGTCATTTGATGTAATTACTGCATGCCAATGTTTTTGGTATTTTAATCATGAGGAGACGGTGTCTAAGTTTTATCGTATGCTTAAACCTGACGGGCGTATTCTTGTCTTGTATATGGCTTGGCTGCCTTATGAGGATAAAATCGCAGGAGCAAGTGAGAAACTTGTGCTGAAATATAGTCCGATGTGGAGTGGTGCAGGAGAAACGATTCATCCAATATGCATACCTGATTGTTATGATGAAAAATTTGAATTAGTTTATCATGAGGAATATCCTTTATATGTACATTTCACTCGTGAAAGCTGGAATGGAAGAATGAAAGCCTGCCGGGGGATCGGCGCTTCACTTACGGAAGAAGAAATCGCCATGTGGGAACAGGAACATATGAAATTACTCACAGAAAATTCGTTTGCTGAGTTTGATGTTTTACATTATGGCGCTGTTGCTGAACTTAAAAAGAAGTAA
- a CDS encoding ABC transporter permease, whose amino-acid sequence MRNNNRKVVIKLSNRNLKSNRMRNIFAVGAITLTCILFTVLSSIGVGMIQVSQEQIMREVGGKFHASLEGTLKEEMESITEDPRVKEFSWNIYVGHVENILKRNGEIRYTSSKKELENSFISLKEGKMPKNEDDIIIDTFILDELKLPHELGVKVPLTFYFQGEKIEKTFKVCGWYEGDGVSHASQLYISKNYWKKLKGDKTGNDFKEWARKHPEDSNVGVYTVGLFFDSTKNIESTVQSIIKDAGYEPGGQVKDSVNWAYIQNRAEKVEPGTLFLMAGALAVIILTGYLIIYNIFQISILQDIRFYALLKTIGTTKKQIKFLIRRQAFLLSLAGIPIGLAVGYGISKVLFPAALSMLDFKDMEISLHFHPAIVLFAAGFSLFTVAVSCRRPGKIAGSVSPVEAVRYTERGKKRKKAKKTESGAKIHAMALSNLGRNKKKTVFAILSMSLSVVLLSMVLTAMGSFQLDSYLKSRLLGDLTAANINYTSSSRSSDFTVEADYVDMLDSQPGILSRSEMWTNSGLDCVYLGEKEQMKYQELDDKGLLRKGNEINAAVLNKRLDSGLMPGNRYAYNEALLMNLKIMEGELDIEKFRQGGYVLATSFLGNKTVSLYEPGDKVTLGFITDKSVPREIKNEDGQQIDVIYENQRMLQYEVMAVIEVPSSMDKRIYNVDGVDFVLPMEDMKENTLNPTRFAVSYELEKDAIINFEAAAKNYTENVNPYMGYLSKRQLKEEFSGLLSGISVLGIVMSGVIAFIGILNFINSTITGIFSRKQEFAVLCSIGMTKEQLKKMLLVEGLYYVLIASGISVVLGSALSWAVLRALNQFILFFDYQYNPWAFLIMIPIFTTIACVVPVVGFTRVGRESIVERLRNTQS is encoded by the coding sequence ATGAGAAATAATAATCGGAAAGTAGTCATAAAATTATCCAACAGGAATCTTAAGAGTAATCGGATGAGAAATATATTTGCAGTGGGAGCTATTACACTTACCTGTATCCTTTTTACGGTTCTGTCTTCTATAGGCGTAGGAATGATACAGGTTTCACAAGAACAGATTATGAGAGAAGTAGGTGGCAAATTTCATGCAAGTCTCGAAGGCACTTTAAAGGAAGAGATGGAGAGCATTACCGAAGATCCCAGAGTAAAGGAATTTTCATGGAATATTTATGTAGGGCACGTGGAAAATATCCTGAAACGAAATGGTGAGATCCGTTATACTTCCAGTAAAAAGGAGTTGGAAAATTCATTTATCTCTTTGAAAGAAGGTAAGATGCCAAAGAATGAGGATGACATAATTATAGACACCTTTATTCTTGACGAGTTAAAGCTTCCGCATGAACTGGGAGTGAAGGTTCCTCTGACGTTTTATTTTCAGGGAGAAAAAATTGAAAAGACATTTAAAGTCTGTGGCTGGTATGAGGGGGACGGTGTGAGCCATGCTTCACAGTTATATATATCAAAGAACTACTGGAAGAAGCTAAAGGGGGACAAAACAGGTAATGATTTTAAGGAATGGGCGAGGAAGCACCCGGAAGACAGCAATGTAGGCGTCTATACTGTGGGATTATTTTTTGACAGCACAAAAAATATTGAAAGTACAGTGCAATCAATCATAAAGGATGCAGGTTATGAACCGGGCGGACAAGTGAAAGATAGCGTAAACTGGGCTTATATCCAGAACCGGGCAGAAAAGGTGGAACCGGGTACTTTATTCTTAATGGCAGGGGCCTTGGCAGTGATTATCTTGACTGGGTATCTTATTATTTATAATATTTTTCAGATTTCCATTTTGCAGGACATTCGGTTCTATGCACTTTTGAAGACCATCGGAACTACAAAAAAACAGATAAAATTCCTGATTCGCAGACAGGCATTCTTATTGTCACTTGCAGGTATTCCCATTGGGCTGGCAGTTGGCTATGGAATCAGTAAAGTGCTGTTTCCGGCAGCTTTAAGTATGCTGGACTTCAAGGATATGGAAATAAGTCTGCATTTTCACCCAGCTATTGTACTTTTTGCGGCAGGATTCAGTCTGTTTACGGTTGCGGTAAGCTGCCGAAGGCCGGGGAAGATTGCGGGCAGCGTATCTCCTGTAGAGGCAGTACGTTATACAGAGAGAGGTAAAAAAAGGAAAAAAGCTAAAAAAACAGAAAGTGGCGCTAAAATACATGCTATGGCATTGTCCAATCTAGGGAGAAATAAGAAAAAAACAGTATTTGCCATTTTGTCCATGAGTCTGAGCGTGGTTCTTCTCTCCATGGTTCTGACAGCAATGGGTAGCTTTCAACTGGACAGTTATCTGAAATCCCGTCTGCTAGGAGATCTGACTGCAGCAAATATTAATTATACATCATCTTCCCGAAGCTCTGATTTTACAGTGGAAGCGGATTACGTGGATATGCTCGACAGCCAGCCCGGAATCCTTTCCAGAAGTGAGATGTGGACAAACAGTGGGTTAGACTGCGTATATTTGGGCGAAAAAGAACAGATGAAATACCAGGAGCTTGATGACAAAGGACTTCTGCGAAAGGGGAATGAAATCAATGCAGCTGTTTTAAATAAACGTCTGGATTCAGGACTTATGCCGGGAAACAGATATGCGTATAATGAGGCTTTGCTTATGAATCTGAAGATTATGGAAGGGGAACTGGATATAGAAAAATTCCGACAGGGAGGCTATGTTTTGGCTACCTCTTTTCTGGGTAATAAAACTGTAAGCCTATATGAACCCGGAGATAAGGTAACACTTGGATTCATCACCGATAAATCTGTTCCAAGGGAAATAAAAAACGAAGATGGCCAACAAATAGATGTTATCTATGAAAATCAGAGAATGCTGCAGTATGAAGTGATGGCAGTGATAGAAGTCCCCTCTTCTATGGATAAACGGATATATAATGTCGATGGAGTGGATTTTGTACTACCTATGGAGGATATGAAAGAAAATACACTCAATCCTACCCGCTTTGCTGTATCCTATGAGCTCGAAAAAGATGCCATCATCAATTTTGAGGCTGCCGCAAAGAACTATACAGAAAATGTAAATCCCTACATGGGATACTTGTCTAAGAGACAGTTGAAAGAAGAATTTTCAGGGTTATTGAGTGGTATATCGGTATTGGGAATAGTCATGAGCGGAGTGATCGCCTTTATTGGTATTTTGAATTTTATAAATTCCACCATTACGGGGATTTTTTCCAGAAAACAGGAGTTTGCAGTTCTATGCAGCATCGGGATGACTAAGGAGCAACTGAAAAAAATGCTTCTGGTGGAAGGATTGTATTATGTTCTGATTGCTTCCGGCATCAGCGTCGTCTTGGGGAGTGCGCTTTCATGGGCCGTTCTGCGTGCTTTGAATCAGTTTATATTGTTTTTTGATTACCAGTATAATCCTTGGGCCTTTTTGATTATGATTCCAATTTTTACCACCATAGCCTGCGTAGTGCCCGTTGTAGGGTTTACCCGTGTTGGCAGGGAAAGCATAGTAGAGCGTTTGAGAAATACGCAGTCTTAA
- a CDS encoding ABC transporter ATP-binding protein codes for MEILKTTGLKKYYGSGASLVKALDGVDIAIKEGEFTAVVGTSGSGKSTLLHMLGGLEYATSGSVTVAGKEIFKLNETDLTIFRRRNIGFIFQNYNLVPVLNVYENIVLPIELDGEKPDKEFILDVMGMLGLMEKKNSLPSQLSGGQQQRVAIARALSSKPAIILADEPTGNLDSKTTQEVSGLLKLTGDQFKQTIVMITHNETLAQLCDRVIRIEDGKIVKDQ; via the coding sequence ATGGAAATATTAAAGACAACAGGTCTAAAGAAATATTACGGCTCCGGTGCCAGTCTGGTGAAGGCTCTGGACGGCGTAGATATTGCAATTAAAGAAGGAGAATTTACTGCAGTAGTAGGTACTTCCGGTTCTGGAAAAAGTACACTTCTGCATATGCTTGGCGGGTTGGAGTATGCCACCTCCGGAAGTGTAACAGTGGCAGGAAAAGAAATTTTCAAACTTAATGAAACGGACCTGACAATCTTTCGCAGGAGAAATATAGGTTTTATATTCCAGAATTATAATCTGGTTCCTGTCCTCAATGTGTATGAAAACATTGTTCTGCCTATTGAATTAGATGGAGAAAAGCCGGACAAGGAGTTTATTTTGGATGTTATGGGAATGCTGGGGCTGATGGAAAAAAAGAACAGCCTTCCCAGTCAGCTTTCCGGAGGACAGCAGCAAAGAGTGGCTATAGCAAGAGCTCTTTCCAGCAAGCCTGCCATTATTCTTGCAGATGAACCTACCGGAAATCTTGATTCAAAGACCACTCAAGAAGTGTCGGGACTTTTGAAACTTACAGGGGACCAGTTTAAACAGACCATTGTAATGATCACCCACAATGAGACACTGGCTCAGTTATGCGATCGGGTTATCCGTATCGAAGACGGTAAAATTGTAAAAGACCAGTAA
- a CDS encoding ACT domain-containing protein, with product MEIKKIHYEFSVCKVTDYSLVKFDSEYSFISKTDEENSLVCITKDVPSNTTRRDDGWKAFRIQGMLDFSLIGILSKISGILAENKIGIFAISTFNTDYVLTKRENYERALDVLNHAGYKIEE from the coding sequence GTGGAAATTAAAAAAATTCATTATGAGTTTTCAGTATGTAAAGTTACAGATTATTCACTTGTGAAATTTGATTCAGAATATAGCTTTATCAGCAAGACGGATGAAGAAAATTCATTGGTATGCATAACAAAAGACGTGCCGTCCAATACAACTAGAAGAGATGATGGTTGGAAGGCGTTTCGTATTCAGGGAATGTTGGATTTTTCGCTGATTGGGATACTGTCTAAGATTTCCGGAATTTTAGCTGAAAATAAAATAGGAATTTTTGCAATTTCAACTTTTAATACCGACTATGTGCTGACGAAAAGAGAAAATTACGAGAGGGCATTAGATGTTCTCAATCATGCCGGATATAAAATTGAAGAATAA
- a CDS encoding MFS transporter — protein sequence MNNSFKKYIVFWLSQALSQLGSSMTSFTLILWTYEKNGSAMTVSLMSFFNYIPYIIASLFAGSFVDSHNKKKIMLVSDTIAAFCSVIVFALSMRGELQIWNIYLVNFITGFMNAFQGPASTVVIGKIVPKGKIKQVSGMNSFSGNLVTVISPVLAASLFSFGGLPLIIIVDLASFSCAFVVLVFVLSIPEENKTKKDKFTMFSGSREGFVYLRSNHGIFMIILTMALLNFLSRLTYENILSPMILARSGNNYDILGLVNAAMGVGGIAGGIIVSSGRVKGNSIKMIYVSAMLSFLFGDVMMGLGRTRIVWSLAAVAASLPIAFINAGQMDLLYRNVPEEMQGRIFAARNALQFSTIPAGILMGGCLADYVLEPLMRTDTAPVKMLQHIVGTGAGSGMALMFLCTGLAGAVFSIISYQNKEIRRLKL from the coding sequence ATGAATAATAGTTTTAAAAAATATATTGTCTTTTGGCTTAGTCAGGCTCTCTCACAGCTTGGCAGTTCTATGACCAGCTTTACGTTGATACTATGGACATACGAGAAGAATGGCTCAGCGATGACAGTTTCACTGATGTCATTCTTTAACTATATTCCGTATATTATTGCAAGTCTATTTGCGGGATCCTTTGTAGATAGCCATAATAAAAAGAAAATTATGCTTGTATCGGATACTATTGCAGCGTTTTGCTCTGTAATTGTTTTTGCGCTTAGTATGAGAGGAGAACTTCAGATATGGAATATTTATCTTGTGAATTTTATTACCGGTTTTATGAATGCGTTTCAGGGACCTGCGTCAACGGTTGTAATTGGTAAAATTGTGCCCAAGGGCAAAATAAAGCAAGTCAGCGGAATGAACTCATTTTCAGGTAACCTGGTGACAGTTATATCCCCTGTATTAGCTGCTTCACTATTCTCATTCGGCGGTTTACCGCTCATAATTATAGTTGATTTAGCAAGTTTTAGTTGCGCCTTTGTGGTATTAGTGTTTGTGCTAAGCATCCCAGAAGAAAATAAGACTAAAAAGGATAAATTTACTATGTTTTCTGGTAGCAGGGAAGGTTTTGTTTATTTGAGGAGTAATCACGGTATTTTTATGATTATTCTTACAATGGCGCTTTTGAATTTTTTATCAAGATTAACTTATGAAAATATTTTGTCCCCTATGATATTAGCAAGAAGTGGAAATAACTACGATATACTTGGTCTTGTTAATGCGGCAATGGGAGTCGGGGGCATTGCAGGCGGTATTATTGTTTCGTCCGGAAGAGTAAAAGGAAACAGCATAAAAATGATTTATGTTTCCGCTATGCTTTCATTTTTATTTGGCGATGTTATGATGGGGTTAGGCAGGACTAGAATTGTCTGGTCTCTTGCAGCAGTAGCGGCAAGCCTGCCGATAGCATTCATCAATGCGGGACAGATGGATCTGCTATATCGGAATGTACCGGAGGAGATGCAGGGAAGGATTTTTGCAGCGAGAAATGCTTTGCAGTTTAGCACAATTCCAGCAGGAATTCTGATGGGCGGCTGCCTGGCCGATTATGTGTTAGAACCATTGATGCGGACAGATACAGCACCGGTAAAAATGTTACAGCATATAGTTGGAACAGGAGCAGGCAGTGGTATGGCGCTGATGTTTCTGTGTACAGGTTTGGCAGGGGCGGTATTCAGCATAATTTCATATCAAAATAAGGAAATACGCAGGTTAAAACTATGA
- a CDS encoding isochorismatase family cysteine hydrolase yields the protein MMKKALVVIDIQNDITKNYKEIIDNINALIDWAVSNNIYIVYIRHENLSAGTRTFKPNTHGAELASDLKIVSANVFTKSKGNALTSEGFVNFINEISNFYIAGADAVACVKSTCYNLRKANYDVNVLSDCITSYDKRKIVEMLHYYESKGCKLLRLHDLIDS from the coding sequence ATTATGAAAAAAGCTTTAGTGGTAATAGATATTCAAAATGATATAACAAAAAATTATAAGGAGATTATTGACAACATAAATGCGTTAATTGATTGGGCGGTTAGTAATAATATTTATATTGTTTACATTAGACATGAAAATTTATCGGCTGGTACAAGGACTTTTAAACCTAATACACATGGAGCTGAATTAGCTTCAGACTTAAAAATTGTTTCAGCTAATGTTTTCACAAAATCTAAAGGAAATGCATTAACCAGTGAAGGATTTGTGAATTTCATAAATGAAATATCCAATTTCTATATTGCAGGGGCAGATGCAGTGGCCTGCGTGAAATCAACCTGTTATAACCTGCGCAAAGCAAATTACGATGTAAATGTTTTATCAGACTGTATTACAAGCTATGATAAAAGAAAGATTGTTGAAATGCTGCATTATTATGAAAGCAAAGGCTGCAAACTACTCCGTTTACATGATTTAATAGATTCATAA